A segment of the Odoribacter splanchnicus DSM 20712 genome:
CAGGGTATACTATCACATCGATTCTACTCCGGTCATGTATCTCCTGGATAAGGAAAAAAAAATCATCGCCAAGAAACTGGATATCGAACAATTTGCAGATATCCTAACCAAAGAATATAAAAGAATCGGTGTCGAAGTGAAAAACGTTTAGTTTTTCACTTTTTTTATCCCGAAGCCGATTTTCTGAATCAATTTTAAAGTCTCCATGGCTGTCCGGCGGTCGTAATCTTTTTCCGTTTCGGACAATTCCTCATAAGGCACCAAACCGGGATGAGTACGAAGCATATCATTTCTTTCGGAACCATATTTCCATCCTTCGGCCAAACGGCCTGCAGCCCATACTTCATGTACATTTTTTGCAATGATCTCGGCCAATTCGCATAATTCCGAAGGTAGTTGTATATCGCTGACATCTATCGGGGCCGGAATATAATCTGATTTCATCGTTCGATCGTTTTATTTGTACAAAGATACAGATTTATTTCCGACACGAGGTGTCTTAACACCGGGTCTTTGAAACGGATTTTTAGAATAACCCGCTTCTCTCCTTTGTCTATGATCTCCTATTCGGCAGTTCGATAAAACAAAATTCGGGGAAATAAAGTATAAGCGGTTATAAAGATAAGCATCTGAAAAATAAGTCCTGAAAAATACTTATATTTACAGCAGTCTATTCAGCTATTTTGTCATGAGCAAGTATACGACAAATGAAGAAGAAAGCCAATGTCTGCCTAACCGGCTCGGTTTAACCCGTCCCGGGGAGATTGCAGAAGCAGAATTCGAAGGATTCCTGTTAGCTGAAATCATGCTGACCGAAACACTGACTACCGCCACTCGTTTCGACTGTCAATATATCCGCAATATACATAAACTGGCTCTGAAAGAACTCTACACCTTTGCAGGAAGATACCGGACGGTCAATATGTCGAAAGGAGGATTCCTCTTCCCTTCTGCTCTGTTTATACCACAGAGCATGCAATTTTTTGAAGATGAAATTCTGAAAAAATTACCCGATACTTATCCCGATAAGGCTTCTTTAGCCAAAGATGTAGCCATCGTCCACGGAGAATTGCTTTTCATCCATCCTTTTCGGGAAGGAAATGGCCGGACGGCCCGTATCCTGGCGAATCTAATGGTACGCAAACAAGGCTATGAAGGATTAAGGTTCGATAAAATACATTTCAGGGACTACGTCGTTGCTGTACAGCGGGTCAGCGAAAAAAATTATCTCCCGATGCAAAGAATTATAGAAACTATTTTTTGAGTTTTTCATTTACCCGGGCATAAATAGCCTGAACTTTTGCTTCCGGAATAAAAATCCCTTCTATACGGAAAGAAGCTATCATAGAATCAAGGATAAATTTTCGTTCGGTAGGACGTACCGGAGTGATAAAAACTGTGTTTTTCGATATCTTTTTCATGTTACAAATATACAAAAAATCCCCCTAAAAACCTCAAACAAACAGCATTTTTTATCGATTTTTCAGCTATCCGAAATCTTAAATTTCGACAATAATTCTTTTACAATTTGCGCATGAAGCTCTACTGAGAAAGGAACTGTCCACACCA
Coding sequences within it:
- a CDS encoding RyR domain-containing protein produces the protein MKSDYIPAPIDVSDIQLPSELCELAEIIAKNVHEVWAAGRLAEGWKYGSERNDMLRTHPGLVPYEELSETEKDYDRRTAMETLKLIQKIGFGIKKVKN
- a CDS encoding Fic/DOC family protein; its protein translation is MSKYTTNEEESQCLPNRLGLTRPGEIAEAEFEGFLLAEIMLTETLTTATRFDCQYIRNIHKLALKELYTFAGRYRTVNMSKGGFLFPSALFIPQSMQFFEDEILKKLPDTYPDKASLAKDVAIVHGELLFIHPFREGNGRTARILANLMVRKQGYEGLRFDKIHFRDYVVAVQRVSEKNYLPMQRIIETIF